One segment of Pangasianodon hypophthalmus isolate fPanHyp1 chromosome 10, fPanHyp1.pri, whole genome shotgun sequence DNA contains the following:
- the LOC113529462 gene encoding cdc42 effector protein 3-like has protein sequence MPLRTTLQGKPPSGRWPRRSSKRKDLSVNMISLPLADFRHLTHVDSDANRDSFGDLSFLKQGHRLLLQSSQSEQNLLQACLAPPKPPRLNLNETELGQDSDDWELQYQPSAERRKKCNSLPLLDTEDVEEEVYELHQEEVSISKSPGWGSLSSGRDSTQTGPEEFQPDEIDTTFTFNLDLGPSILDDVLQVMDKLQQ, from the coding sequence ATGCCCCTAAGGACAACATTACAAGGTAAGCCTCCTTCAGGGAGGTGGCCAAGGAGATCATCAAAGCGGAAAGATCTCTCCGTCAACATGATCAGTCTTCCACTGGCAGATTTCCGACACCTCACCCACGTTGACTCGGATGCAAACAGGGACAGCTTTGGAGACCTCTCTTTCCTGAAGCAGGGCCACAGGTTGTTGCTGCAAAGCTCTCAGAGTGAGCAGAACCTGCTCCAGGCCTGTCTGGCCCCTCCAAAGCCTCCTCGCCTCAACCTGAATGAAACAGAGTTGGGCCAGGACAGTGATGATTGGGAGCTCCAATACCAGCCTTCAGCTGAAAGACGCAAAAAATGTAACTCTCTACCACTTCTAGACACTGAGGATGTGGAGGAAGAAGTTTACGAACTGCATCAAGAAGAAGTCTCTATCAGTAAAAGCCCTGGCTGGGGGAGCCTCAGCTCAGGTAGGGATTCAACACAGACTGGTCCTGAGGAATTCCAGCCAGATGAAATTGACACAACTTTCACTTTTAATCTAGACCTGGGGCCCTCTATATTGGATGACGTACTGCAGGTTATGGACAAACTCCAACAGTAA